A single window of Nicotiana tomentosiformis chromosome 1, ASM39032v3, whole genome shotgun sequence DNA harbors:
- the LOC138908926 gene encoding uncharacterized protein, with protein sequence MQHNDNKEVNIGDDGVLRLRGWICVPNVDGLKEFILKEAHSLKYYIHPGAATMQKSYIDSKACDVVFMVSERVFLRFSPLKGVMRFRKKGKFSSRYIDPFEVLERVGEAAHRLALPPSFSGAHLVFHISMLWKYFQEPLHVLDFSSVQLDKDLTYDEELVAILDRQVCKLRLKNIALVKVQWSGQPIEKETW encoded by the exons ATGCAGCATAATGATAACAAGGAAGTGAATATTGGTGATGATGGAGTATTGAGGCTTAGGGGTTGGatctgtgttcctaatgtggatggcttgaAAGAGTTTATACTtaaggaggcccatagtttgaaGTATTACATTCATCCTGGTGCAGCAACGAT gcaaaagagttatattGATAGCAAGGCTTGTGATGTGGTATTCATGGTGAGTGAGAGGGTTTTTCTTAGATTTTCGCCCctaaagggtgtgatgaggttcaggaagaagggcaagtttagctCTCGGTATATTGAtccttttgaggtgttagagagagttggggaggcaGCCCAtagacttgccttgccacctagtttttCAGGAGCTCATCTAGTgtttcatatttccatgctctggaagtactTTCAAGAGCCTCtgcatgtattggatttcagctcggtgcagttggacaaggatttgacttatgatgaggagctagtggccattttggataggcaggtttgcAAGCTGAGGTTGAAGAATATTGCtttggtaaaggttcagtggagtggTCAACCAATCGAGAAAGAAACTTGgtag